AGCAGTGCTATTTCAAAACTGCAAGCTTTTGATTTGATTCAAGAGGCTGGAAAAAAAGAGGTGCTTGGACGTCCTAATCTCTATGTTACTTCAGATTATTTTCTGGATTATATGGGAATCAATAGTTTAGAAGAATTGCCAGATGCTTCCAGTATTGAATTAAAAGATGAAGAGTTTACACTTTTTGATAATAAGGAAAACGAAGAACAAATAAGTGAAAATGTAAAGGAAGAAAATGAGAATTAATAAATACATTGCACACGCAGGAGTAGCCAGTCGTCGAAAAGCAGAAGAACTCATCAAGCAGGGGCTGGTCACTCTTAATGGTCAAATGGTGACTGAATTGGCTACTACTGTTAAATCAGGCGATCGTGTCGAAGTTGAGGGACAACCTATCTATAATGAAGAAAAAGTTTACTATCTTCTCAATAAACCACGCGGAGTGATTTCTAGTGTTAGAGATGATAAGGGTCGTCAAACGGTTGTTGATTTATTACCTGAGGTTAAGGAGCGTATCTATCCTGTTGGTCGTTTAGATTGGGATACGTCTGGGCTTCTTATTTTAACCAATGATGGTGATTTTACAGATAAGATGCTTCATCCACGGCATGAAATTGATAAGGTCTACGTGGCGCGTGTTAAAGGACTTGCCAGTAAGGATAATCTGCGCCCTTTGACAAAAGGAATCGTTATTGATGGCAAAAAAACACAACCTGCCCGCTATCGTATTGTCAAGACGGATAGAGAAAAAAATAGATCTGTTGTGGAACTGACTATTCACGAAGGACGCAACCATCAAGTTAAAAAGATGTTTGAAGCAGTTGGTTTAATGGTTGATAAATTATCGCGTACTCGTT
This region of Streptococcus mutans genomic DNA includes:
- a CDS encoding pseudouridine synthase, whose protein sequence is MRINKYIAHAGVASRRKAEELIKQGLVTLNGQMVTELATTVKSGDRVEVEGQPIYNEEKVYYLLNKPRGVISSVRDDKGRQTVVDLLPEVKERIYPVGRLDWDTSGLLILTNDGDFTDKMLHPRHEIDKVYVARVKGLASKDNLRPLTKGIVIDGKKTQPARYRIVKTDREKNRSVVELTIHEGRNHQVKKMFEAVGLMVDKLSRTRFGTLDLSGLNSGEARRLNKKEISQLYNAAVNEN